TGGTCTCAAAGTTGTATAGTATATATTTGTCATTATCAAATAACTAATGTATTCATTTTCCAGGCTAGCGCTACGTACAAACTTTGGTACCTACAAAGCTAATATTGGttataccaaagagaatagatagtatagagggcaattgccaaagtaaattttgtagtcacggtacatttactgccatctattgacatacgattaaaacttaaaataaaattgaaaatgtataaattaatcaaaatatgtttacggataaatgatttttaatttttattgttccatactgacccatgttctttcactgatatgtgttaaaattgttaaatatcaaacggtgtcgtcaacgccatctagccgagaataggccaaaggtatgtgcgccatctatccgagaatgactttttcttgatttccgaagcacgtttttttcttagactttattcgccttatacgaagttacatatgtctttggtacaaAGCTAATATTGGTTATTCTGTAGCGAAACGTTCGCTAACCGACGCTAACCCGTCCACGACCGTCGGCGTCCGCTGGTGACACATGCGCGTGATTCACGCTGACGTCAGCGCCCGTATCCTGCGCGCTATGCGGAAAATATACAGTCAATTGCTGAATCCACGCGACCAAATTTGCTGGTTATTCCCGGATTATACtgataaaaatataagaaattgGTGTAAGTAAGAAGCTCGAAATATCGggacataagtacctacctactatctgcgaaactcctgacttcggccaaactcggctccgctcggctcagcattgctccgaacaattattagggttggcaccacttgacttccttttgcgtgcacgaccacagataagataatcacttgaattttgacaaccctaaatagccgaaagggatagtgccatatattagaaaggatAGCataattcgaccctgaaccgctggcaaacttcgattttgtaggaagttacctttctgtacggcagtactattatttattctgtgctactatCATCAACTACTATCTAAAGTTaaaccacaaaacagataggtagtTAAACTAATTATATGACACCgggcagcgccatctagtgaaacTCCGTAAGCTTTGTGCGTTGCTGAAATCGATGCATTGAAATTCGTTGGTTATTGATTGCCGACTTGaaatgtacattattaatttacTAACGAAATAGATTGCAAATATTAGGGAAGCGAATTATTAAGTAACTAGTACAAAATTAAGGACATGATAGGGTTGCCTTACCGCTCGCTTCCTagtgccatctagtgaaaaactgctgctttttgaaaattttaagCAGCAAAATGTTTGAGTACCCAGAAATTGGGGAccggtggaataccaccctaagctaGGATTTGAAATCATTCTATCGCTAAAATAatcaagagtgatagagagataacGAAATTGCGATTTTCGTTTTACGCTGTATGCCCTCAGAGACACTTCAATAAGTTTTAGAGGTTATAAGTTACTTGTATTTTCACGAAGTTCTAGACGCGCGAGCTACCAAACGGTTATTCTATTGCGTGTTTCGTGATGCTTTCGtgtacagagggcctaccgcgaaccacgttcgaggtgttgcctctctgtcgcacttgtaaattggttcataagtgtgacagggaggcaacacgtcgaacgtggtacgcggtaggccctcagaataGGCCCCCGCTAGCGCGCGCTGGTTCACGCCCGTTGCGTTCCGTTCCTCGACCGCAATGCCGAGGCGCGTTCCAATCGCCAAGCAATCGTTAAGGCTAAATAacttgatagagttagaccaagaaaagtctgcagcgattttgatagcccccgcagtgcaagtgttattttaaacgccaaacttctatgaaactacGCCGTAtgataaataacacttgcactgcgtgggctatcaaaatcgctgcagacttttcttcgtCTAACTCTACACCATTCTGAATTTAATAACTGACAAGAGGGACACAGCAATACGTGCGACACGATACTATCTCCTATCATGTCTCACGTATTGTGGCGTCTCTCTTGTCAGTTAGTTGGTTACTAAATTTAAGCAGGTGTGAAAAGTTCTTACCGTGAACACTGAACAAGTAGAACGCCGTGATTACTGTCTAGGTCGAGGGttgaacagagggcctaccgcgaaccacgttcgacgtgttgcctttctgtcgcacttgtgaattagtacgtaagtgtgacagggaggcaacacgtcgaaagtggttcgcgataggccctctGGGCATTGTTGATGTCAAATAACGCCCGCACTCGCTTTACCAGTGAGAATACAGATTTTATATTGGTAAAGACGGCTCCATACTCGGTGCGTGATTCGCACGATAGTCGAGAAGCAATATACCTAAGTGTAGAAGTTTCGCACATTTTTACTTGCATTAGCGAATTGTTCCACGACTAATAGATAGGACTCTCAGGTTTTGGTATGTATTTTCATTTGTCCCCGCCGACCACAGATAGGAATGGGTGCATTCGTACGAATCATTCCCATCTGACCCCGCCTCATAAATGGCGGCGCGGCGGTCGTCGCGTCGGCGGGAACAAGTGGGAAGGAACAAAAGATGGTTCGTGGTTTGTTTTCGTCTGCGTTTCACGCACTAGTCTGGAGCCGACTTTACCTCCATCGACGTCACCTCGTTAGTCGAATATTCAGATGAAGCAGTGCGCGATCCTACACACACAATTACGGAGCTCGGGGTCACGATATACTAGCTAGCCTGCTTTAGCAACACCGATGGTAATGGTATCCCTATTTGCGGATATTTTTACTGGCTTGCCGGAGAACACTTTCAGggtcaccccacactagcgtcttttaagcgtcggcgtctagtcagcgctatggaaaatcgcgtcgctgcgcagttgctcGGGAGATGCTAGTTTGCTAGTGTGGGGTAGTGGGGTGGCCCTCAATCACTTCGTAATGCGAAAGCACCCTGCAAGCCCAAACCAGTGTAAAGCTTATTTCCCACTAGAGCCAAACAGCTGGAGCCGAGGTTCCGCTCCTCTCCGATAACGCATAATTCCTTAGGTCATGATAGAGTTGGTAACAGACGAAGTATTTTATAGATGGCCCCAGCATTGGTTTATCCTACGAAAAGTTAtttttgtggtttttttttctgacaTATATGGCctggcagtggcggatttgcagtctttgccgccctaggccccaggccctgtagccgcccctttcaaggcacccataatattgactacattttgagttatttcttgttaccatcagcgaattttttgtcacaatttgccgcccctaaatatcttgccgccctaggcccgggcctactgtgccttagggcaaatccgccactcaCTGTGGCCTGGatacaaaattttcataaaACAAAACTCTacatggtacagtcacctgcaatagtatgttacacaacaaaggccgcaaaaatatctgacacgatcttatttgtagaggcacatatttttgcggtcttcgaagagtaacatattattgcaggtgactgtacctatggtggcgccatctatagaaacctttgacagttgccgaCCCCATTAGTTCCGTTGTTTTCCTTAAATGTGATGGACACAAGTTTTCTGTATTACATACACTCAGTCGTGTTTCTAATTTGTGTGATAAGGTGGCCGAATGTAAATAATTTTGGcggtaaacaaacaaagatGGCGGTTTCGTTATACTGGTTTACCCGACTCGTCACGCTCGCACTCGTGCAATACGAATGCGCGACGAGAATACCTTTGTTCGTAACCTCCACATCACCTCGTCTCGCGCGCGAGACTacctacagtaggtacctacttgcgtCGTCAACCAAATTTACTTCGTTGTTTACGGAGGTAGTCATCCGACAGACCgagttaggtaggtaggttttcGTTTGTGTAGGTTTGAccaaaaatacgttgacaaaaattttaactgaagcatattgttgataattttaacaaacgtttGCGTATTGTGTATCGAAGCtataatattttgaaaataatacgtcttgttttagttaaataattatgatttaaatttttaatgacattttgtaaaatattccTGAAAATAATTTGCGAGCGTATTTTTGGGCCACCGTGTGTATGGTTATTAATGTATGAAggaatatttttattacgtGTAATCGGTGTAACACAAGGACATTATGATTCAGACAGACACTAAGAATTTGTAGGAATAGGCCGTGTAAGGTAAGCTTAGTCAAAGGATTTCCAGAACAGGAAGCAGCGCCATCTAGCATGCACTttggtaactaaacataaattacGAGTCTGGGGTCGTCATCCcaggaaaaatcttaatagcgtGATTCAGGATTTCCTGAGCATAAAACAGCGACATCTAGCATTCACTTTagtaactaaataaaaactactagtCTGGCGTCGCGTCGTTATCCcaggaaaaatcttaatagcgcgaTTCAGGATTTCCAGAGCATGAGCATGCGACATCTAGCATGCACTTTAGTAACTAAACAAAAACTACTAGTCTGGCGTCGCGTCGTTATCCCAGaaaaaatcttaatagcgcgaTTCAGGATTTCCGGAGCATGAAACAGCGACATCTAGCATGCAATTTGGTAACTTAACAAAAATTAAGTCTGTAGTCGTTATCCcaggaaaaatcttaatagcgcgaTTCAGGATTTCCAGAGCATGAAACAGCGACATCTAGCTTGCGCTTTGGTAACTAAACAAAAACTACTAGTCTGGCGTCGTCGCGTCGTTATCCcaggaaaaatcttaatagcgcgaCTCAGGATTTCCAGAGCACAAAACAGCGACATCTAGCATGCACTTTGATAACTAAACAAAAAACTAATCTGGGGTCCTAGGAAAGATGTATGCAATTTTGTAACTAAGCACAAACTGTAAAAGTAGGTACCGTTTTAAGGGTTCTGAAAAAAATCATAGTGCCATTGAAACAAaaactaacaaataaataaataaacaagtaaaGGGCagtagttaaataaaatacacgTTTAAAAATTCTACTTCCATTATATTTCAACGTCATAATGCAATCGTGacaattaaattatttcaattgCGTTCAAGACCTGTCCATTTTCGACGTAGAAAATGTATGAACTAGATATAGTATGTTCTCTTAATATTAATCGTAAGGAGCTTATTTTACAGACGTGATCTACAGCCTACGCGGACAGTTTCCGTATATATCTATACAACTAGCCTCGTCGGAACAATGCAAGTACTATAGAACTACTGCGAATTGTCTTGGTCAAATATTTGTATCACCAGAAAAGGTGGACAGTCAAAAAAAGGTTGTGAATGTTTGTAGCTACAGTTCGATttcttttttcagtttttcgccATTTTAGTGCGACAAGTCTAGACTTAACATTCGCCGGGCGCGTTTCTCCGCGTAGGCTGTAGACCACGTGTGACCCAAGAATGGCTAAATGGTATTATAAACTTAATTAAATCATTAAAAAATCAGTCTAGACCAAAAGGAtcgtttttcattttaagttgGTTCATAAAATTGTTCCCGCACGGTATCCTAACAAGACAGTCTTAAAGctaaacaaattcaatttaaagCTAGATAAATCATTAAAAACTTACACATCATTATAGACCCACGAACGAgcaattcaaaaaattaaataatagaaTATGCACCATGGCAGAAAGTCGttgaaataaaacattaaaataaacatcACGAAGTGTGCGTTAGAGCTTAAAACAAGTAGGAAACAAAAACCAAGTCCATCTCTACCACGTACCGCACAAGCACAGCCTCCAAATCACATGCACCACTCCATTTTATCTATCACAGTACAATTTTATAATCCAACTTCAAATGAAACCATACAATTAGTTTGGCATTGGATGAAATTTAGGAAATGCAATACGTATGACTTAAGAATCACAATACAGTTAATACTTATGAATAATTACCTTAGTCACATACGAGAAACGGAGGCGGCCCGTGCCTTCTGCCCGGATAACACATCACAATTAGATATAGCGTACGAAGGAATGTGCAAGCGGACGGAACACTCAGACATGCTTAACGAAACATCGTTGTTTGAGGATTTATTTGGCACCTCCAGGACACAATGTGCGTTGTATATGAATTAATTTCTAATGAGATTCAGTCAAAAAGGAAATGTAAGCTGAGCATATCTGAATATTCTGTATTTCTTATATCGATAATGACATTTTCATATaccattaaccctttaccaggctaagcgccacttgcaccattccactagcccggggttaaccggttaaacctggagttactatggttaccagtacaatttgacactgggttatcggtttaaccagttaaccccagGTAAGTGGTATGGTGCAAGTAGCGCTAAGGGAtgtatatttcccacataaaacatcgtgttctattttcgattaGTAAGTTTCATTCAAGTGTCATTTTTGAACGGTCAGCCTGGTAAAGAGTTAACGTGTCAAAGACGCTTTAAAAAAACGCCTATAATTATTGTGTGCGTGTCCTTAGATTAAAATTAGTTCACACGGGTAGCAGGCACAGGCGGCCGCCGCTTAGTACAcagtaaaattttaatacacGTATAAACTAGGAAGTGATGCCGTTCAGCGTGGAAGCAACCTCAGTCTTGTCATTCCGATGTGGACCATTCACTTTACGAAGCCCTGCAAATCCGCTCGCCGTCATCTGGAAATATAATATTCAAAGTTACTATTTGATAAGTTTTGTTGTTTTACAGGGATTAAAAATCAAGAAATGTGGGCCGAAAACAAGAATAAATCACATGATggaaacaaaaatacaaaatacatctCTCGATCTAGCAATAAATTGTATATAATAGTTTTTAGTTTGTATTTCATGTAGATTGGCTGTCAGGCGACTCAAATAATAACAAGAATGGCAAGAAGAATATAGTGGTCATTTTATAATAACGCCGGGAAGACTCGAATACACAGCAGAATGACCTAGCATATGGTACTGAACCTACTATGTCATGGTACGTTTCTATGCTCGCCAAGCTAAAGCAAACATACGGGGCGCACTTACAGGTTGAAACGAGACAGGTGGGCCTCGCTCGTgtctatataaatataataataagcaGAATTGTGTGTACGTACCGTGTCAGCTTTATGCTTCCGTGGGCTGTTCGATGGTCTGTGCGGGCTCGACGGGCGGCGCGGCCTTGAGCTTGatgtcggcggcggcggtggcCTCCTCCGCCGCGCTGTCGCCCTGCCCCTGCTGCGAGGCCTCCATGGAGTCCCCGTTAGCCCCATTCTCTCCGTTCTCTGTCGCTTTCCCGTTCACGACTGGCAGTCTAGAGCTGGCGTCTTCGGAGTCTCCGTTCATTTTAGGCGCGTCTCCGTTCGTCGCTTTGCCGTTCATTTGCGGTTCACTAGATTCTTCCGGTTTGCTCGTTTCGTCCGTTTTGCTCGTTTCTTTTTCCTTTTGTTCGGCGGGCGTACTGTCGGCGGGCTGGGGTTCGGCGGGTGAGCTTTCTACCGGTTTTTCCTCTACGGGCTTACTCTCTTCGATAGTTTCAGACTCTGTTTTGTTTTCCTCTTTGCTTTCTTCAACTGGTTTCTCAGGCGTTTCCTCTTTTTCGGTCACCTTTACATTCTCTGCCTCTTTGCTTTCTGTTGCGGATTCGGTTTCCACAATCTCTTTATGTTCTACCTGTGTTTCTGCACATCTCACGTCTGGTTTTACTTCTGTCGCGACTTCCACAGAACTACTCTCCTCCTTCTTGTCCGATTCTACAATTTTGTCGGCCAGTTTATCCTCTGCTCCATTAGCCTGTTTGACATCAGCCTCGTCGCTAACGCCATTTTTCTGTTTAGTCTCACTATCCTCGCCGGCCGGCGAATTCAAAATCTCGTTTTGTTTCATTTCTAGCTCCAACTCGGTATCTAGTATTCTATCGACAATATCGTTCGTGTCCGTATTTTCAGTCTCCATGGTCTCCTCGGCGATGGGGTTCAGGAGGGGTTTAACGGGGATACTATCTAAGTTTGTGACGTCCTGAACTTTGGAGAGAATCTCGTCGCACTCCTTGTCGAGCACCTCCCCGACATTTTGAAGGACCTCCATGTCCTCGGCCGCCGGGGGCTCCTCGACGACGGGCACGGGGTCATCGACTACGTCAGCGAGCGCCTCCTTCTCGAGGGTGACCTCCTCGATGACCGGCGTGGAGGCGGGAGGGGTCTCCTCGGCGACGGGAGCGGCCTCCCCGTTCTTCATCTCCACATCTTCCTTTGGTTTCGCATCAGATTCGCCATTTTCAGGTTTGGCCTCGCTATCAGTCCGTTTCTCTTCAGTCTTGGTGTCCTCCTCCACCACGGGTTCGAGGTCGAGCATGGGCGCGTCGCCGGCCTCGTTGGAGTCGGTGATCTCCTCGATGGTGGTGAGCACGGAGACGGGCTCGTCCGCGGCGGCCGCGTCGGCTGCGGGCGCCTCGACCTCCATCTTCTGTTCAGTGTCTggagcggcggcggcgctggccGCCTCGGCGGTCTCCTTCACGTCTTTCTCTGCGTCAGTCTTGGGTACTTTGGCAGGCATCTCCTCCTCCTCCACCtcctgaaaatattttaaatatgataTAGAACTTTCTACAAATactattagatattttttttctacaagTACTGGTGAAAGTTAATTCATCTTCATACGACTATAACGAAAAATTGGTACTTGCATACTCAGAAAACAAATTACAAACCATAAGACCATATCCATGGCCTAAGGTACTGGCATTATTAGGATCaaatgtacatatgtatgtagatgTAGATAAAGTTGTATTGCATAATCCtttaccatcgtattttcacggaaacggtcatgctatttcagtcagttgcAGAAAAAAAAGTACCAAattcgacgcttatcatgaatagcggcacaactcaaaatgaaatgctattgcatttaatattctatcttttactggtaagatttaaaatcgaacggcatttcattttgttttatgccactattcatgataagcgtcgcaATGTTGATTGAagaagcatgacaaatacgaacgtttccgagtaaATCGATGGTAAAGGATAATGCACTACATCTATACCATATTAATTAAGGAAAAGGTACAGTACTTTTTCTTTCAACCCACCAACACCACAAGTATGCCAACACAAACCTGAGATCTAAACAAATATGCGATTCTAAAAACGACCAACACCAAAGTCTAGCCAGCTATCACtcacttaaaactttttttttatgtataatttgttttcTTTCTAATCAAATTATCACCCCATGGATATATATATTCCGCAAATAAACaatcattcattcatacatatatatacaccTATAACTGTCCCATAACACGATGCAGAGTATTTTCAGAACATGGCGGATATTCGTAATAATTGTacgaattttattttaataataaatattctagGAGCTTTTTTTCGAAGCGAAtggatatatttaaaaaaactatttgTACAGCTGATTAGCTTTTACTGAATAATTGCCTGGCTAGGCTAGAGTATCATATAGCAAAGATATAACATACTTGtaacttgtttttatttcttcCTATAATATTTTCCTTGTTTGTTTTAGGCACCTGAAAGACAGTTGCTATGGGTGGtaatctgtccaatatcttagtccaatgtcattgcgtctcactctctcattaagcaaaatgtgacacaaaatacacattggacaaagaagttggacaggtggaataccacccctaAGTAATTCACACTTGTATATTTTTGGCTCTGAGATTTAGCACCAAATCCTGATAAATGATAGCATTATTTATGTGAATCCTTCTCCGCCAACCTTCACCACgccaaataaaaattatttgagACCTTAtaataaatttcaaaaaataaatacagcCAAATATGTGATTACAAATTTTATTTCTGATATTCATTCAGCCAAAATGATACAGATTACGTTATTCGATGTATGAACACCATCCATAACTGCATTTACAACAGCGCTCACGAGACGTACGGATAATTGTGGAACTAGATACCAGCTAGCACGACTCAAGTTGCGTCATTGCAATAGCAATAGATggcgctataataaataatagtaaattcACAAAAGCTGGCGCGAATGGGTAAGGTAACAATTTTTTACACAGTTTAGTTCGTGTTCTTCAAATCAATCTGAGTATTATAATACTAACAGACGAATTCGCGCTAGCTTCAGAGAATTCAGTGGTACATAGTTGAAAGAatattattactatattttggctccaAGTAAATATTATGACTTACATAAATgggtcattctaagttaagaggtaaTCGCTTGTATGAAGAAGTGGCACAACATAAATGTTAGTATTTTGAtctaattatacaatatttttattgaaacaactcttttatatatatttgtaagctaatcagtcatttttttaattttttaccattttagaaGACACCAGGGGAGATACCATACTTTTTCTATGTAATAAAGAGAGAAGGGTCTCTCCCCTGATctctttaaaaacaaacaaaatcgaaattttgaTCAGCCGTCTTAGAAATTCGGGCAAATTAAAGTGTAATGATTCATTTAAACAAGAATTCATACCTCCACTATACATTTTGGAAAATTAtgcgccaggggaaagacgccagGGGAGTGACTTTTTCATGTCAAATCAGATATAATTGTGCaagtatttattgtaaataataaaattaaagtatttatataatctatgcataaactatagtaaatatacaaatacaattaagcatttatatcaataattttgaaataaaactgaCCAGGGGAGATATCACTTTCATAAAACAACACTGTCAAGTGAAGAGGTCAATGATCAAAATGACTGACAATCGGAACCAAAAGACGACTGTTGCAGGGTTGGTCgttagtattgaatgaaatgcaTTTCTATTGGGattaaaatggcaataattaaagctataaacccaatatttttacatttacataatgGCCAGGGTAGGAGACATAGAATCTGggggacaaaatttaacataaatattttttatgaaaaagaaCAGTTTAAAgggttttattaataacattacagTCAATATTTGTTTTAGTTTATGAAGTATATCACATTTAACGGATTTATGGGAAATACATCTGGATAAAATTACTGATTTATTGTAAAACCTGCAAAGGGACAGGCCAGGGGAGGGGACTTTTGCATGTTTGAGGTGCAATTGTGACAAAactgaattaattaataaattgaaattgactgtatatagaggaaatgcaatcttttaagggaaattaccataattaatttaaattgtcTAAGAAAAGTATGGATATGTATCATGGACACCGTTAatacctcttaacttagaatgacccAAATATTAACAGATATTATTTACAACATAAtacaacaaatataatataGATTTAAACTTGACCAGAAACTGGTATCCACATCCACAATAGTAAAATTAACTATTATAGTAGCTTTCTTAACTTGTAAATATTGTTGTTTGTTATAAATCTACCAAGTAGATTATACCTCCTtaatcataaaactttacgggcctgctttagttaaattatgtataatccccttcttacaaatacataagtcgaAATTACAGATAACGACAAATGATTATACGCTAATTGAGGCTGGTagggcgtttatgaataagggggatagtCTTTCTGGTCAAGCAACAAATAATGCTGAATCCAACAACCGTATTaaattataagatttatttaaGCAACAAGCTTTGACAGTGTTGTTACATAATATACCTTGGACCATTACTTTTAACCCTTTACTGCATACCGAGTCACACATGGCGGATATGATATTGAACAggtattaaagttcaaatttaaacaaatatttttattacatgcaGTAAGGGGTTAAGTTAAAAGGATAGTAGACGGCTGCAATGCAgtccatataaatatattacaaaaatGACAATAGATAGTCAGTC
Above is a window of Cydia fagiglandana chromosome 18, ilCydFagi1.1, whole genome shotgun sequence DNA encoding:
- the LOC134673617 gene encoding enolase-phosphatase E1, with amino-acid sequence MSTDRKAGPLKQLQGLIWKQGYDNGDIKGHVYDDVAAALDQWRSTDGHKVYIYSSGSVQAQKLLFGQSLAGDLLPRIDGHFDTAVGHKQEAASYTAIAEKIGAKPEEILFLTDIIEEAQAALGAGLRAALVSRAGNAALPASHTFPVLHSLAQLSSNKRKPLQVPSASEVEEEEMPAKVPKTDAEKDVKETAEAASAAAAPDTEQKMEVEAPAADAAAADEPVSVLTTIEEITDSNEAGDAPMLDLEPVVEEDTKTEEKRTDSEAKPENGESDAKPKEDVEMKNGEAAPVAEETPPASTPVIEEVTLEKEALADVVDDPVPVVEEPPAAEDMEVLQNVGEVLDKECDEILSKVQDVTNLDSIPVKPLLNPIAEETMETENTDTNDIVDRILDTELELEMKQNEILNSPAGEDSETKQKNGVSDEADVKQANGAEDKLADKIVESDKKEESSSVEVATEVKPDVRCAETQVEHKEIVETESATESKEAENVKVTEKEETPEKPVEESKEENKTESETIEESKPVEEKPVESSPAEPQPADSTPAEQKEKETSKTDETSKPEESSEPQMNGKATNGDAPKMNGDSEDASSRLPVVNGKATENGENGANGDSMEASQQGQGDSAAEEATAAADIKLKAAPPVEPAQTIEQPTEA